One window of Microcoleus vaginatus PCC 9802 genomic DNA carries:
- a CDS encoding inorganic phosphate transporter codes for MLNTSGVVFLQLAAMAALALYVAANLGANDVANSMGTSVGSKALTLRQAIIVAGILEFSGAVLFGQGVSETLATGVVNAQVFAAKPQVFLIGMVSVLIACGIWLQIATSRGLPVSSSHAVVGAIAGFSCVAAGINAVDWRTIGTISLTWVATPVASGALAALFYSVVKYSILDRPDPLSQMREWIPWLSAAMLSVFGVIVLPSVVNVALVQTGAIALAHDRFGWNLPIHDIVIGIGAIAAIGLTLNSWKKLESVENQEGRGEKAEGISTNSSPTPKLPHSPIEQQMARFQVLSACFVAFSHGSNDVGNAVAPLAAIAYIRRTGSFPSEDFSVPLWILVLGGAGIVIGLAIWGKNVIATVGEKIIELQPSGGFCAELATATTVLLASRFGLPVSTSHALVGAVVGVGLIKAWKTVRLQTLLSIGSAWLVTIPIAAGLAAIIFSIAQSIGQF; via the coding sequence ATGTTAAATACCTCTGGGGTTGTATTTCTGCAACTGGCGGCAATGGCTGCACTGGCCTTGTACGTCGCCGCCAACTTGGGGGCCAACGATGTCGCTAACTCGATGGGGACATCCGTAGGCTCGAAGGCGCTAACGCTGCGGCAGGCAATAATTGTTGCAGGCATACTGGAGTTTTCCGGCGCAGTGCTGTTTGGCCAAGGAGTTTCCGAAACTCTGGCAACAGGAGTTGTGAATGCACAAGTGTTCGCAGCCAAACCGCAAGTATTTTTAATCGGGATGGTGTCAGTGCTGATAGCTTGCGGGATCTGGCTGCAAATCGCTACCAGTCGAGGTTTGCCAGTTTCTTCATCCCATGCCGTGGTGGGCGCGATCGCGGGTTTTAGCTGTGTTGCAGCCGGAATTAATGCAGTGGATTGGCGAACCATCGGCACCATCTCCCTAACTTGGGTGGCGACACCTGTTGCTAGCGGTGCTTTAGCCGCGCTATTTTACAGTGTGGTGAAGTATTCGATTCTCGATCGGCCAGATCCTCTATCTCAAATGCGCGAGTGGATACCTTGGCTGAGTGCAGCAATGCTGAGCGTATTTGGCGTCATTGTATTGCCGTCTGTTGTGAATGTCGCTTTGGTGCAGACAGGGGCGATCGCCCTAGCGCACGATCGATTTGGCTGGAATCTTCCGATTCACGATATTGTCATTGGCATCGGGGCAATAGCTGCGATCGGCCTGACACTCAATAGCTGGAAGAAATTAGAATCAGTTGAGAACCAAGAAGGCAGAGGGGAGAAGGCAGAAGGAATAAGTACAAACTCCTCCCCCACTCCGAAACTCCCCCACTCTCCCATCGAGCAACAAATGGCGAGATTTCAAGTCTTGAGCGCCTGTTTTGTAGCATTTTCCCACGGTTCCAACGACGTAGGAAATGCAGTTGCTCCCCTAGCTGCGATCGCCTACATCCGGCGCACAGGTTCCTTTCCCTCAGAAGATTTCAGCGTTCCCCTGTGGATTTTAGTCCTTGGAGGCGCAGGAATAGTCATCGGTTTAGCCATCTGGGGCAAAAATGTAATTGCCACAGTCGGCGAAAAGATCATCGAACTCCAACCAAGCGGCGGATTTTGCGCGGAATTAGCCACAGCCACCACAGTCTTGCTAGCATCCCGCTTCGGTTTGCCAGTTTCCACATCCCACGCTTTAGTCGGTGCAGTCGTCGGAGTCGGGCTGATCAAAGCTTGGAAAACAGTACGCTTGCAAACTTTGCTGTCAATTGGTTCGGCTTGGCTGGTGACAATTCCGATCGCAGCAGGTTTGGCTGCTATCATCTTCAGCATCGCGCAATCCATTGGGCAATTTTAG
- the rplS gene encoding 50S ribosomal protein L19 yields MKGAEIIRSIETEEINRVKVELSKVLPEIYVGDTVRVGVRIKEGNKERVQPYEGTVIAMRNGGINETITVRRVFQGVGVERVFLIHSPRIATIQVMRRGKVRRAKLYYLRDRVGKATRVKQRFDRSL; encoded by the coding sequence ATGAAAGGCGCAGAAATAATCCGTTCTATCGAAACGGAAGAAATAAATAGAGTCAAGGTAGAACTCAGCAAAGTTCTCCCCGAAATTTACGTCGGCGACACAGTGCGAGTCGGCGTGAGAATTAAAGAAGGTAACAAAGAACGGGTTCAGCCCTACGAAGGGACTGTGATTGCCATGCGTAACGGCGGGATTAATGAAACAATCACCGTCCGTCGCGTGTTTCAGGGCGTCGGCGTGGAACGGGTGTTTTTGATTCACTCGCCCCGCATCGCTACTATCCAAGTGATGCGCCGCGGGAAAGTCCGCAGAGCAAAACTTTACTACCTGCGCGATCGGGTGGGCAAAGCTACTCGCGTCAAACAGCGGTTCGATCGCTCCCTGTAG
- the secE gene encoding preprotein translocase subunit SecE, with amino-acid sequence MAKKDQAQETQEITAPGFNPAGFLKETREELDKVVWPSRQQLISESLAVLLMVILSASLIYLVDNFFNWGAGKVFGP; translated from the coding sequence GTGGCGAAAAAAGACCAAGCTCAAGAAACTCAAGAAATAACGGCGCCTGGGTTTAATCCTGCGGGTTTTTTAAAGGAAACTAGAGAAGAACTCGACAAAGTGGTTTGGCCCAGCAGGCAGCAGTTAATCAGCGAGTCTTTGGCCGTGCTTTTGATGGTAATCCTCTCAGCAAGCCTGATCTATTTGGTGGATAACTTCTTTAACTGGGGCGCGGGAAAGGTGTTTGGGCCATGA
- the rplK gene encoding 50S ribosomal protein L11 — MAKKVVAVIKLAITAGKANPAPPIGPALGQHGVNIMMFCKEYNARTADQAGLVVPVEISVFEDRSFTFILKTPPASVLIQKAAGIAKGSGEPNRKQVGTITQAQLREIAETKMPDLNANDVEAAMKIVAGTAKNMGVAIAD; from the coding sequence ATGGCAAAGAAAGTTGTTGCAGTAATTAAGTTGGCGATTACGGCGGGAAAAGCCAACCCAGCTCCTCCGATCGGCCCAGCTCTGGGTCAGCACGGCGTCAATATTATGATGTTTTGCAAGGAGTACAATGCTAGAACCGCAGACCAAGCGGGTCTGGTGGTTCCGGTAGAAATTTCGGTTTTTGAAGACCGCAGTTTTACGTTTATTCTCAAAACCCCGCCGGCGTCGGTTTTGATTCAAAAAGCGGCTGGCATTGCTAAAGGTTCGGGAGAACCTAATCGCAAGCAAGTAGGGACGATTACACAGGCTCAGTTACGAGAAATCGCTGAAACTAAAATGCCTGACCTCAATGCTAATGATGTTGAGGCTGCAATGAAAATTGTGGCGGGAACGGCTAAAAATATGGGCGTGGCGATCGCGGATTGA
- a CDS encoding 50S ribosomal protein L1 yields MAKKVSRRLQELQKKVEDRPYLPLEALQLLKETATAKFGESAEAHIRLGIDPKYTDQQLRTTVSLPKGTGQVVRIAVIAKGEKVKEALNAGADIAGSEELIDEIQKGMMDFDCLIATPDVMPLVAKLGRLLGPRGLMPSPKGGTVTTDIAQAINEFKGGKLEFRADRTGIVHVMFGKAAFSAEDLLVNLHALQETVDRNRPSGAKGRYWRSLYVSATMGPSIEVDISVLRDTKIDAA; encoded by the coding sequence ATGGCAAAGAAAGTATCTCGAAGACTGCAAGAACTTCAAAAGAAAGTTGAAGACAGACCTTATCTACCGCTGGAAGCTCTGCAACTTTTGAAAGAAACAGCAACCGCTAAGTTTGGCGAATCTGCTGAAGCTCACATCCGTTTGGGAATTGACCCGAAATATACTGACCAACAGTTGCGGACAACTGTATCGCTACCAAAAGGAACTGGTCAAGTAGTCAGAATTGCGGTGATTGCTAAGGGCGAAAAAGTTAAAGAAGCTCTAAATGCCGGCGCGGATATTGCTGGTTCTGAAGAGTTGATCGATGAAATTCAGAAGGGCATGATGGACTTCGATTGCCTGATTGCTACCCCAGACGTGATGCCGTTGGTGGCAAAATTGGGTCGGTTGTTGGGCCCGCGCGGTTTGATGCCTTCTCCGAAAGGTGGCACGGTGACGACTGACATTGCTCAGGCGATCAACGAGTTTAAAGGTGGTAAACTAGAATTCCGTGCCGATCGAACTGGCATCGTTCATGTTATGTTTGGCAAGGCAGCTTTCTCAGCGGAAGATTTGCTGGTCAACCTTCATGCTTTGCAAGAAACTGTTGACCGCAACCGTCCTTCTGGTGCTAAAGGTCGCTACTGGCGCAGTTTGTACGTATCGGCAACAATGGGCCCGTCGATCGAAGTCGATATCAGTGTCCTGCGCGATACGAAAATTGACGCTGCCTAG
- a CDS encoding 50S ribosomal protein L10, which yields MGKSLAVKNEIIADLKQTLSESQLAIVIDYTGLTVAEITDLRRRLRPKGSSCQVAKNTLMRIAVEGNDNWQPIQELLTGTSAFLFVQEDIGGAIKAYQEFQKVSKKTELRGGVMEGRVLKEADVKALADLPSKEQLMAQIAGAINGVATKLAVGINQVPTSIARGLKAYAEKDGDSAAEAPAEALAEAPAEAPAQPEAEAPAQPEAEAPAEAESTSA from the coding sequence ATGGGCAAAAGTTTAGCAGTAAAAAATGAGATTATTGCAGACCTCAAGCAAACCTTGAGCGAATCTCAACTGGCGATCGTGATCGACTACACAGGCTTAACTGTTGCTGAAATCACAGATTTGCGTCGGCGTTTGCGTCCGAAAGGCAGCAGTTGCCAAGTGGCAAAAAACACGCTGATGCGAATTGCGGTTGAAGGCAACGACAACTGGCAGCCGATACAGGAATTGCTGACCGGTACGTCGGCGTTTCTGTTCGTACAAGAAGATATTGGCGGCGCGATTAAAGCTTACCAAGAATTCCAAAAAGTCTCTAAGAAGACTGAACTTCGCGGCGGCGTGATGGAAGGACGGGTACTGAAAGAAGCTGATGTTAAAGCATTAGCTGATCTGCCGTCGAAAGAACAACTCATGGCTCAAATTGCTGGCGCTATCAACGGTGTCGCAACCAAGTTGGCTGTGGGTATCAATCAAGTTCCTACTTCGATCGCTCGCGGTCTTAAAGCTTATGCTGAAAAAGACGGCGATTCAGCAGCAGAAGCACCAGCAGAAGCACTAGCAGAAGCACCAGCAGAAGCACCAGCACAACCTGAAGCAGAAGCACCAGCACAACCTGAAGCAGAAGCACCAGCAGAAGCTGAAAGCACATCTGCGTAA
- a CDS encoding 50S ribosomal protein L7/L12 has protein sequence MSTATDEILDKLKSLTLLEASELVKQIEEAFGVSAAAPVGGMMMMPGMGGGAAPEPVEEQTEFTVMLEEVPADKKIAILKEVRAITGLGLKEAKDLVEAAPKAVKEAIAKEAAEEMKKQLEAVGAKISIK, from the coding sequence ATGTCTACTGCAACTGATGAAATCTTGGACAAACTTAAGTCTTTGACTTTGCTCGAAGCATCTGAATTGGTCAAGCAAATTGAAGAAGCTTTCGGCGTCAGCGCTGCTGCTCCTGTAGGCGGCATGATGATGATGCCCGGTATGGGTGGTGGAGCCGCTCCTGAACCAGTAGAAGAGCAAACCGAGTTTACGGTCATGCTCGAAGAAGTTCCTGCTGACAAGAAAATCGCAATTCTGAAGGAAGTCCGCGCAATTACCGGTCTGGGTCTGAAGGAAGCAAAAGACTTGGTAGAAGCCGCACCGAAGGCAGTTAAGGAAGCTATTGCTAAGGAAGCTGCTGAAGAAATGAAGAAACAGCTTGAAGCTGTGGGCGCAAAGATTTCTATCAAGTAG
- a CDS encoding FAD-binding protein yields the protein MTGDRTPLGKSNPADTKGRVTVIGGGIGGLTAAALLARRGYKVLVLDQAIVPGGCASTFKRKGFTFDVGATQVAGLEPGGIHHRIFSELDIELPAATPCDPACAVFLPGETAPISVWRDPQKWQEERQRQFPGSEPFWQLLSALFKASWKFQGRDPVLPPRNFWDFWQLIQAVRPDTLITLPFTFMTVGDALRLCGLGDNLRLRTFLDLQLKLYSQVDTEETALLYAATALGVSQEPQGLYHLQGSMQVLSDRLVEAIELYGGQVLLRHTVESIVTANGKATATVIRNQKTGEVWTETADRIVANVTAQNLVKLLSSEPMVANLTDNLTDNLSVKSESSKTKNQLPNQMAGYKYRVDKLPPASGAFVIYLGVHESAIPANCPPHLQFLYDYEGEIGENNSLFVSVSHPGDGRAPKGMATIIASSFTDTRMWWNSVDYEGLKQKYTEGAIARLSEYFNLTPESIVHQEAATPRTFARYTARDRGVVGGIGQRIPTFGPFGFANRTPIKNLWLVGDSTHPGEGTAGVSYSALTVVRQMEAASKI from the coding sequence ATGACAGGCGATCGCACCCCTTTAGGCAAATCCAATCCAGCAGACACTAAGGGCCGCGTCACGGTAATTGGAGGCGGAATCGGCGGGCTGACAGCAGCAGCCCTGCTAGCCCGCAGAGGATACAAAGTGCTAGTCTTAGACCAGGCGATCGTCCCCGGCGGATGCGCTTCCACCTTCAAGCGCAAAGGCTTTACCTTCGATGTCGGCGCCACGCAGGTTGCAGGATTGGAACCCGGAGGCATTCACCACCGAATTTTCTCAGAATTAGACATAGAACTTCCCGCCGCCACACCCTGCGATCCCGCTTGTGCGGTGTTTTTGCCGGGAGAAACCGCACCGATTAGCGTGTGGCGAGATCCGCAAAAGTGGCAGGAAGAAAGGCAGCGGCAGTTTCCTGGAAGCGAACCTTTTTGGCAATTATTGTCTGCATTGTTCAAAGCTAGCTGGAAATTTCAAGGGCGCGATCCAGTTTTACCGCCCAGAAACTTCTGGGATTTCTGGCAATTAATTCAAGCTGTTCGCCCCGATACTTTAATTACTTTGCCTTTCACTTTTATGACAGTGGGAGATGCTTTGCGGCTTTGTGGGTTGGGCGACAATTTGCGCTTGAGAACTTTTCTGGATTTGCAGTTAAAATTGTATTCTCAAGTCGATACCGAAGAAACGGCGCTACTTTACGCGGCTACGGCTTTAGGAGTTTCGCAAGAGCCGCAGGGATTGTATCATCTACAAGGAAGTATGCAGGTGTTGAGCGATCGACTGGTAGAGGCGATCGAACTCTACGGAGGTCAAGTCTTATTGCGGCACACAGTTGAAAGTATTGTTACCGCCAACGGCAAAGCCACCGCTACAGTGATTCGCAATCAAAAAACAGGCGAAGTTTGGACAGAAACAGCCGATCGCATTGTTGCCAACGTGACCGCGCAAAATCTAGTAAAATTATTGTCAAGCGAGCCGATGGTCGCAAATTTAACAGATAATTTAACAGATAATTTATCCGTTAAATCAGAGAGTTCAAAGACAAAAAACCAACTCCCAAATCAAATGGCAGGCTACAAATATCGAGTTGATAAATTGCCGCCCGCATCCGGTGCATTTGTCATATATTTGGGAGTGCATGAAAGCGCAATTCCTGCCAATTGTCCGCCGCACCTTCAGTTTCTCTACGATTACGAAGGCGAGATTGGGGAGAATAATTCATTATTTGTTTCAGTCAGCCATCCGGGTGATGGGCGAGCACCGAAGGGAATGGCGACAATTATAGCTTCGTCATTTACTGATACTCGAATGTGGTGGAATTCGGTTGATTATGAAGGATTGAAGCAAAAATATACTGAAGGGGCGATCGCGCGTTTGAGCGAATATTTCAATTTGACGCCAGAGTCGATCGTACACCAAGAAGCCGCCACACCCCGCACCTTTGCCCGCTACACGGCGAGAGATAGAGGTGTTGTGGGTGGCATCGGGCAGCGAATACCAACCTTCGGGCCATTCGGATTTGCCAACCGCACACCAATTAAAAACTTGTGGTTAGTAGGCGACTCCACCCATCCCGGAGAAGGCACTGCCGGTGTTTCCTATTCTGCTTTAACAGTAGTGCGACAAATGGAGGCCGCCTCTAAAATCTAA
- a CDS encoding ribbon-helix-helix protein, CopG family — translation MVKKNRNVVSSNSESKVKVGLSLTSSSADRLNVIARKLGISRSELLERLAQGALDISKDKTEVTVTWKKGEETQVEAPDLQGETAEESEFNDAVTAETLSESVSVKPNPLQESYESLQQQLTERESLIASLQQQLATEKQNLESQLQETVAKSSYESLQQQLTERESSIASLQQQLATEKQNLASQLQETVAKSSYESLQQQLSERESSIASLQQQLATEKQNLASQLQETVAKSSYESLQQQLTERESSIASLQQQLATEKQNLESQLQETVAKSSYESLQQQLTERESSIASLQQQLATEKQNLESQLQETVAKSSYESLQQQLTERESSIASLQQQVAEREHREHEFQQQLAEKSSALESLQQQVAEREHREHEFQQQLAEKSSALESLQQQVAEREHREHEFQQQLAEKSSALESLQQQLAEKSSALESLQQQFATEKQNLESQFQETVSKSSYESLQHELAEKSSAIGDFQVKLTKLQYLENELSQSAAIQRNYDALQQQSQEQLRTIKALREQLAQMQAVAGIGEAYLNKWRRP, via the coding sequence ATGGTCAAAAAAAATCGCAATGTAGTTAGTTCCAATTCAGAAAGTAAAGTCAAAGTCGGACTTTCGCTGACTTCTTCTAGTGCCGATCGATTAAATGTGATCGCTCGCAAGCTCGGAATATCAAGGTCGGAACTCCTAGAACGCTTGGCACAAGGCGCTCTGGATATTTCTAAGGACAAGACGGAAGTTACTGTAACTTGGAAAAAAGGTGAAGAAACGCAGGTAGAGGCCCCCGACTTGCAAGGGGAAACAGCCGAAGAAAGCGAGTTTAATGACGCTGTAACGGCAGAAACTCTATCGGAATCGGTGAGTGTAAAGCCAAATCCGCTGCAAGAAAGTTACGAAAGTTTACAGCAGCAGTTGACGGAACGCGAAAGTTTGATCGCTTCTTTGCAGCAGCAATTAGCTACCGAAAAGCAAAATCTCGAAAGCCAATTGCAGGAAACAGTAGCCAAGTCAAGTTACGAAAGTTTACAGCAGCAGTTGACGGAACGCGAAAGTTCGATCGCTTCTTTGCAGCAGCAATTAGCTACCGAAAAGCAAAATCTCGCAAGCCAATTGCAGGAAACAGTAGCCAAGTCAAGTTACGAAAGTTTACAGCAGCAGTTGAGTGAACGCGAAAGTTCGATCGCTTCTTTGCAGCAGCAATTAGCTACCGAAAAGCAAAATCTCGCAAGCCAATTGCAGGAAACAGTAGCCAAGTCAAGTTACGAAAGTTTACAGCAGCAGTTGACGGAACGCGAAAGTTCGATCGCTTCTTTGCAGCAGCAATTAGCTACCGAAAAGCAAAATCTCGAAAGCCAATTGCAGGAAACAGTAGCCAAGTCAAGTTACGAAAGTTTACAGCAGCAGTTGACGGAACGCGAAAGTTCGATCGCTTCTTTGCAGCAGCAATTAGCTACCGAAAAGCAAAATCTCGAAAGCCAATTGCAGGAAACAGTAGCCAAGTCAAGTTACGAAAGTTTACAGCAGCAGTTGACGGAACGCGAAAGTTCGATCGCTTCTTTGCAGCAGCAAGTCGCCGAAAGAGAACACCGAGAACACGAGTTTCAGCAACAGCTAGCAGAAAAATCCAGTGCTCTGGAATCTTTGCAGCAGCAAGTCGCCGAAAGAGAACACCGAGAACACGAGTTTCAGCAACAGCTAGCAGAAAAATCCAGTGCTCTGGAATCTTTGCAGCAGCAAGTCGCCGAAAGAGAACACCGAGAACACGAGTTTCAGCAACAGCTAGCAGAAAAATCCAGTGCTCTGGAATCTTTGCAGCAACAGCTAGCAGAAAAATCCAGTGCTCTGGAATCTTTGCAGCAGCAATTCGCCACCGAAAAGCAAAATCTCGAAAGCCAATTCCAGGAAACCGTGTCGAAGTCGAGTTACGAATCTTTGCAGCACGAGTTAGCAGAAAAGTCAAGTGCGATCGGCGACTTCCAAGTCAAATTGACCAAGTTGCAATATCTGGAAAATGAATTGAGCCAGAGTGCGGCGATACAGCGAAATTACGACGCTTTGCAGCAACAGTCTCAAGAACAGCTAAGAACCATCAAAGCTTTACGGGAACAGCTAGCTCAAATGCAGGCTGTGGCGGGGATTGGTGAAGCTTATCTCAACAAGTGGCGGCGTCCCTGA
- a CDS encoding HEAT repeat domain-containing protein, with the protein MEISEIQAALQSSDSQDRLRGVTALRKCDSAVALPMLLSKVDDREFMVRSFVAMGLRQIQTAEAFAALLKMMQFDRDPNVRAEAANSLSRFGTEAISHLVEAFRRDDNWLVRRSIMAPLYEMQCPDAIFEICAIGLGGEDVPVQEVAIDGFGLLANTQKQEEALQQLLPLVSADYWGIRLRVARALSKFDNPQARAAVSYLAKDRDHRVAGATLEASL; encoded by the coding sequence ATGGAAATTAGCGAAATCCAAGCAGCGCTGCAAAGTTCGGATTCTCAAGACAGGCTGCGGGGGGTAACGGCTCTGAGAAAGTGCGATTCTGCGGTGGCGCTGCCGATGTTGCTGAGCAAAGTGGACGATCGCGAGTTTATGGTGCGATCGTTCGTGGCGATGGGATTGCGGCAGATTCAAACTGCGGAAGCTTTTGCGGCGCTGTTAAAAATGATGCAGTTCGATCGCGATCCGAACGTGCGAGCAGAAGCCGCTAACTCTTTGTCAAGGTTCGGAACCGAGGCCATTTCTCATTTAGTCGAAGCTTTTCGCCGCGATGACAATTGGCTCGTCCGCCGCAGCATTATGGCTCCGCTGTATGAAATGCAGTGTCCTGATGCAATATTTGAAATTTGTGCGATCGGTCTTGGCGGCGAAGATGTACCAGTTCAGGAAGTAGCAATTGACGGATTTGGTCTGCTGGCCAATACCCAGAAGCAAGAAGAGGCTTTGCAGCAATTATTACCTCTTGTGAGCGCCGATTACTGGGGAATTCGGCTGCGAGTTGCTCGCGCGCTGAGCAAATTTGACAATCCTCAAGCTCGCGCTGCTGTGAGCTATTTGGCAAAAGATCGAGATCATCGGGTTGCAGGTGCGACTTTGGAAGCTTCGCTGTAA
- a CDS encoding phosphodiester glycosidase family protein: MTYRPTLKQIWQILGLGILLAPILLYNIPYFLRPEQTNEARSLFQGIDYRREFRTNPRPTLIHIVSIDLKAPGIGIFVTPGNPTPDLTETNARTATEFLKEFKLQLAVNGNFFYPCIEKAPWDYYPRSGDRVNNVGQAIAKSQAYSQPSSGFPALCFDAKNRAQIIENGSCPAGTAYAVAGDTLLVKNGKPVAQSQEERKQDKPYPRAVAAIDQTGDKLWLILVDGKQRLYSEGLKLSEITDISMQLGAENVLNLDGGGSVTFAVASPSGAKLLNAPIQNKIPMQERPVSNHLGFYARDN, translated from the coding sequence ATGACTTATCGACCCACCCTCAAACAAATTTGGCAGATTCTCGGTCTCGGAATATTGCTCGCACCAATACTACTCTACAACATTCCCTACTTTTTGCGTCCCGAACAAACCAACGAAGCCCGATCGCTCTTTCAAGGAATAGACTACCGCAGGGAATTTCGGACTAATCCGCGTCCCACCCTAATTCACATTGTTAGCATCGACCTAAAAGCGCCGGGAATAGGAATTTTTGTCACTCCCGGAAACCCAACACCCGATTTAACAGAAACCAATGCCCGCACCGCTACTGAATTCCTGAAAGAATTTAAATTGCAATTAGCAGTCAACGGCAATTTTTTTTATCCCTGCATCGAGAAAGCACCTTGGGATTACTATCCCCGCAGCGGCGATCGAGTAAATAATGTCGGACAGGCCATTGCCAAAAGCCAAGCTTATTCTCAACCAAGTTCAGGCTTTCCCGCCCTTTGTTTTGATGCCAAAAACCGCGCTCAAATAATCGAAAACGGCAGTTGTCCTGCGGGGACAGCCTATGCAGTTGCCGGAGATACTTTGCTGGTAAAAAATGGCAAACCCGTAGCACAAAGTCAGGAAGAACGCAAACAGGATAAACCCTATCCCCGTGCAGTGGCGGCGATCGACCAAACAGGCGACAAGTTGTGGTTAATTCTGGTAGACGGCAAGCAGAGGCTTTACAGTGAAGGGCTGAAATTGAGCGAAATAACTGATATTTCGATGCAGTTGGGAGCCGAGAATGTGCTAAATTTAGATGGTGGCGGGTCCGTAACTTTTGCAGTAGCATCGCCGTCAGGAGCGAAACTGTTGAATGCTCCGATTCAGAATAAAATCCCCATGCAAGAACGTCCAGTTTCCAATCATTTGGGATTTTATGCGCGGGATAATTAG
- a CDS encoding transposase — MLLTYQYRLQPNQEQAATLIHWGELLRRHWNYAVGQRLDYLRRTRSSIDRCSLISEPIGEIPARVDYYSQAANLKETKSLFPEYKDIYADCQQQNLMRLDKAWQRWLVPDKSGKRGGKPRFKKQGDICSITFPRVNSAKAGAHLTSSALKLSKIGEIPVILHRPIPDGFDIKQATIVSKADGWYVSFALEDNTVPTSLPVDKIKSAVGIDVGLEKFLTTSDAEAIAVPQFYRKAQAVLARRQRKLARQEKGSNNYQKQANKVARLHLHIARQRKDFHYSVAHYLCTTYDLIGFEKLNIKGLARTRLAKSILDVAWRTFLNILQAVAVRRGKHTQEVDAKGTSMECFNCEERVVKDLSVRIHNCPNCSVCLDRDLNASLNILKRTVGQPFAACGGLVSRQPVRQELSFVNLRSPRQTAFSG, encoded by the coding sequence ATGCTACTCACTTATCAGTACCGATTGCAACCAAACCAAGAACAGGCGGCGACTTTGATCCACTGGGGTGAATTGTTGCGTCGGCATTGGAACTATGCTGTTGGACAAAGATTAGATTACCTTCGTCGCACCCGCTCTTCAATCGATAGATGCAGTCTGATAAGTGAGCCAATTGGTGAGATTCCTGCACGAGTTGATTACTATTCACAAGCTGCAAATTTAAAGGAAACAAAATCATTATTTCCTGAATATAAAGATATTTATGCTGACTGCCAACAGCAAAATTTAATGCGGTTGGATAAGGCTTGGCAACGATGGTTAGTCCCCGATAAAAGCGGTAAGAGAGGCGGTAAACCCAGGTTTAAGAAACAGGGTGATATTTGTTCGATTACATTTCCAAGAGTCAATTCTGCCAAAGCAGGAGCGCACTTAACTAGTAGCGCTTTAAAGTTATCTAAAATTGGTGAGATTCCCGTAATCTTGCACCGTCCGATACCCGACGGTTTCGATATTAAACAAGCAACAATCGTTAGCAAAGCGGATGGTTGGTATGTAAGTTTCGCACTTGAAGATAACACAGTACCGACTTCCTTACCTGTTGATAAAATTAAATCTGCGGTGGGAATTGATGTTGGATTAGAAAAGTTTCTAACTACTAGTGACGCTGAAGCAATTGCCGTTCCTCAGTTCTACCGCAAGGCTCAAGCTGTTCTAGCACGGAGACAACGCAAGTTAGCCAGACAGGAAAAGGGGTCTAACAACTATCAAAAACAAGCGAATAAAGTTGCTAGGTTGCATCTGCATATTGCCCGTCAACGCAAAGATTTTCATTATTCTGTAGCTCATTATTTATGTACAACTTACGATCTGATTGGATTCGAGAAATTGAATATCAAGGGTCTAGCTAGAACCAGATTAGCTAAATCAATACTTGATGTTGCATGGCGGACGTTCTTGAATATATTGCAAGCAGTAGCGGTAAGACGCGGTAAGCATACCCAAGAAGTTGATGCTAAAGGCACTAGTATGGAGTGTTTTAATTGTGAAGAAAGAGTTGTTAAAGACCTGTCTGTTCGTATTCATAATTGCCCCAATTGTTCGGTTTGTTTGGACAGAGATTTAAACGCTTCACTGAACATACTTAAACGGACGGTAGGACAACCGTTTGCTGCTTGTGGAGGCTTAGTCAGTAGACAGCCTGTGAGACAAGAACTCTCATTTGTGAATTTGAGAAGCCCCCGTCAGACCGCTTTTAGCGGTTGA
- a CDS encoding ferredoxin, which yields MTDSYTIKIHNRQTGDRHTVRVPEDRYILQSAENQGVELPFSCRNGACTACAVRVKSGELHQPEAMGLSVELQKEGYALLCVSYPRSNIEVETQDEDEVYELQFGRYFGKGKVRAGLPLDEE from the coding sequence ATGACTGACTCTTACACAATTAAAATTCATAACAGACAGACAGGCGATCGCCACACCGTGCGAGTACCCGAAGACCGCTACATCCTCCAAAGCGCCGAAAACCAAGGAGTAGAATTGCCCTTTTCCTGCCGCAACGGCGCTTGTACCGCCTGTGCGGTGCGCGTCAAGTCGGGGGAACTGCACCAGCCAGAAGCAATGGGGCTTTCTGTGGAACTGCAAAAAGAAGGTTATGCCCTGCTGTGCGTCAGCTATCCCCGTTCCAACATCGAGGTAGAGACGCAAGACGAAGACGAAGTGTACGAACTGCAATTCGGTCGTTACTTCGGCAAAGGTAAAGTTAGAGCCGGTTTGCCGTTGGATGAAGAATAA